The following are from one region of the Gemmatimonadales bacterium genome:
- a CDS encoding M20/M25/M40 family metallo-hydrolase translates to MLLLARLLLALAGLPLSQPPPLAARSLPAPDALPRLLRAHVAFLADDALEGRGTGTRGGLIAAEYVAAQFRRLGLAPAGDSAGFLQRVHLLGRTPNAELRATPDARAAGAGPDTAALRWAQDYVLAPEIDDTVAHIGGELVFAGYGVVAPNRGWDDYKGADLRGKVALVLAGVPDPSRFDPGYGRPWNAVREKAQEAARRGAVGILVVDVPESGVPWEAIQALTRERIGLPAQPDAVRYWGWVTPDAAASLAALGDQDFGRLMRAARDPDFRPTPLGVSLGGTLHVAIRPIETQNVVARLPGSGPHAREAVVVGAHYDHLGIGRPVYGDSIYNGAEDNASGVAGVLGAAEKLAATHPARSIYFVAFGAEELGLLGSQWFVAHPPVPQHEIVAAVAMDELNLYGATRDIGTVGVDQTSLGAVVRRAAAAEGMRINEDPDDIASGRFYRSDNYSFARAGIPTIRLVNGLDYVGRPGGWGREQRERYHTEREHRPSDELAPWMSFAGIAQQTRVLARSLRAIADAPARPRWAAGSDFRAVGDGVP, encoded by the coding sequence GTGCTTCTCCTCGCCCGGCTGCTGCTCGCGCTCGCGGGCCTGCCCCTCTCGCAACCGCCGCCGCTCGCCGCCCGATCGCTCCCGGCCCCGGATGCGCTGCCGCGCCTCCTCCGCGCTCACGTCGCGTTTCTCGCCGACGACGCGCTCGAGGGCCGCGGCACCGGCACGCGCGGCGGGCTCATCGCGGCCGAGTACGTTGCGGCCCAGTTTCGCCGCCTCGGGCTCGCGCCCGCCGGCGATTCCGCCGGCTTTCTCCAGCGCGTCCACCTCCTCGGCCGCACCCCGAACGCGGAGCTCCGCGCCACGCCAGATGCCCGCGCCGCGGGCGCCGGCCCCGACACCGCAGCGCTCCGCTGGGCCCAGGATTACGTGCTCGCGCCCGAAATCGACGACACCGTCGCCCATATCGGCGGCGAGCTCGTATTCGCGGGCTATGGTGTCGTGGCGCCCAATCGAGGGTGGGACGACTACAAGGGCGCCGATCTTCGCGGCAAGGTCGCGCTCGTGCTCGCCGGCGTGCCCGATCCCTCCCGCTTCGATCCCGGCTACGGCCGGCCCTGGAACGCGGTGCGCGAGAAGGCCCAGGAGGCGGCGCGGCGCGGCGCGGTCGGGATCCTCGTGGTGGACGTACCGGAAAGCGGGGTTCCCTGGGAGGCGATCCAGGCGCTCACCCGCGAGCGCATCGGCCTCCCGGCGCAGCCGGATGCGGTGCGCTACTGGGGCTGGGTCACGCCCGATGCTGCGGCCTCGCTCGCAGCCTTGGGCGACCAAGACTTCGGCCGGCTCATGCGCGCCGCGCGCGACCCCGACTTTCGTCCGACGCCGCTCGGCGTTTCCCTCGGCGGCACGCTCCACGTCGCCATTCGTCCGATCGAGACGCAGAACGTCGTGGCGCGCCTGCCGGGCTCGGGCCCGCACGCGCGTGAGGCCGTCGTCGTGGGCGCGCACTACGACCACCTGGGCATCGGCCGTCCCGTCTACGGCGACTCGATCTACAACGGCGCCGAGGACAACGCCTCTGGTGTGGCCGGCGTGCTCGGCGCGGCGGAAAAACTCGCGGCCACGCATCCCGCCCGCTCGATCTACTTCGTGGCGTTCGGCGCCGAGGAGCTCGGGCTCCTGGGCTCGCAGTGGTTCGTGGCGCATCCGCCGGTGCCGCAACACGAGATCGTGGCCGCGGTCGCGATGGACGAGCTGAATCTCTACGGCGCCACACGCGACATCGGCACCGTGGGCGTGGACCAGACGTCGCTCGGCGCCGTCGTGCGCCGCGCGGCCGCCGCCGAAGGGATGCGGATCAATGAGGATCCGGACGACATCGCGAGCGGCCGCTTCTATCGCTCCGACAACTACTCGTTCGCGCGCGCGGGCATCCCCACCATCCGGCTGGTGAACGGGCTCGACTACGTGGGCCGCCCGGGCGGCTGGGGGCGCGAGCAGCGCGAGCGCTATCACACGGAGCGCGAGCACCGGCCGAGCGACGAGCTGGCGCCGTGGATGTCGTTCGCGGGCATCGCGCAGCAGACGCGGGTGCTGGCCCGCTCGCTCCGCGCGATCGCGGACGCGCCGGCGCGCCCCAGGTGGGCGGCCGGCTCCGACTTTCGTGCGGTAGGGGACGGGGTACCGTGA
- the polX gene encoding DNA polymerase/3'-5' exonuclease PolX produces MTTTETMDKKAVAQVLEQIAAFLELKGENPFRIRAFRTAARTVGALPGDLGPALADGSLAGTKGIGPATLQIVQELATGGRSTMLEELREQVPAGLVEMLDISGLGVAKIRQIHEVLGIDSIPELEAAALDGRLARLPRFGQKTSENILKGIAFLRQASAFRLSHHAAEEAEGLRRALVKLPGVVQAFVAGEVRRRCEIVRDLILVLVADVPPAELFERLSRLPGVHEFSGQDERRVTLRFAGGASAQVVVTTPVNAGAVLVQATGSEAHLIELAEHAGARGYNLSGAALWRGSEFVATPDENALYRAVGLEPIPPELREGMGEIAAAAKGALPRLVERGDLRGFLHCHTSYSDGSNTVEEIALACREAGYAYVGITDHSQAAAYAGGLKPDDLARQADEIDAVNARLTGIRVLKGIEADILADGRLDYDARVLDRLDFVIGSIHSRFNLGEAEMTGRMLVAMDNPHLTIIGHPTGRLLLSRDPYGIDLDAVFTKAAETGVAMEINADPHRLDLDWRVVRRARDGGVMISIGADAHNVAGIGNADYGVGIARKGWLGADDVLNAKPVDAFLSFARKRLGRGR; encoded by the coding sequence ATGACTACCACCGAAACGATGGACAAGAAGGCGGTCGCCCAGGTGCTGGAGCAGATCGCCGCATTTCTCGAGTTGAAGGGCGAGAATCCGTTCCGGATCCGCGCGTTCCGCACCGCCGCGCGCACCGTCGGCGCGCTTCCCGGCGATCTCGGCCCGGCACTCGCCGACGGCTCACTCGCGGGCACCAAGGGCATCGGGCCCGCCACGCTGCAGATCGTGCAGGAGCTGGCGACGGGCGGTCGGTCCACGATGCTCGAGGAGCTGCGCGAGCAGGTGCCGGCGGGCCTCGTCGAGATGCTCGACATCTCCGGGCTCGGCGTCGCCAAGATTCGCCAGATCCACGAGGTGCTGGGGATCGATTCGATCCCCGAGCTCGAGGCCGCCGCACTCGACGGGCGCCTTGCCCGGCTTCCGCGGTTCGGCCAGAAGACCTCGGAGAATATCCTCAAGGGCATCGCCTTTCTCCGCCAGGCGAGCGCGTTCCGCCTCTCGCACCACGCGGCAGAGGAGGCTGAGGGTTTAAGGCGCGCGCTCGTGAAGCTGCCGGGCGTGGTGCAGGCGTTCGTGGCAGGCGAAGTGCGGCGGCGTTGCGAGATCGTGCGCGATCTCATCCTCGTCCTCGTCGCCGACGTCCCGCCGGCCGAGCTGTTCGAGCGCTTGAGCCGGCTGCCGGGCGTGCACGAGTTTTCGGGTCAGGACGAGCGCCGCGTCACGCTCCGATTTGCGGGCGGCGCGAGCGCGCAAGTCGTGGTGACGACGCCGGTCAACGCCGGCGCCGTGCTGGTCCAGGCTACGGGGAGCGAGGCGCATCTCATCGAGCTGGCCGAGCACGCCGGCGCGCGCGGCTACAACCTGAGCGGCGCGGCGCTCTGGCGCGGGAGCGAGTTCGTCGCGACTCCCGATGAGAACGCGCTGTACCGGGCCGTCGGCCTGGAACCGATTCCGCCCGAGCTGCGTGAGGGGATGGGCGAGATCGCGGCGGCCGCGAAGGGCGCGCTTCCGCGTCTCGTGGAGCGCGGCGACCTCCGCGGCTTTCTCCATTGCCACACGAGCTATTCCGATGGCTCGAACACGGTCGAGGAGATTGCACTTGCCTGCCGCGAGGCGGGCTACGCGTACGTCGGCATCACCGACCACAGCCAGGCCGCGGCGTACGCGGGAGGACTCAAGCCCGACGACCTCGCGCGCCAGGCCGATGAAATCGACGCGGTGAACGCGCGCCTCACGGGGATCCGCGTCCTCAAGGGTATCGAGGCCGACATTCTGGCCGACGGACGGCTCGATTACGACGCGCGCGTGCTCGACCGGCTCGACTTCGTGATCGGCTCAATCCACAGCCGCTTCAACCTGGGCGAGGCTGAGATGACGGGCCGCATGCTCGTGGCGATGGACAACCCCCATCTCACGATCATCGGCCACCCGACCGGACGGCTCCTGCTCTCGCGCGATCCCTACGGCATCGATCTGGACGCCGTCTTCACCAAAGCCGCCGAGACCGGCGTCGCGATGGAGATCAACGCGGATCCGCACCGCCTGGACCTCGACTGGCGCGTGGTGCGCCGGGCGCGGGATGGCGGAGTCATGATCTCGATCGGCGCCGACGCGCACAACGTGGCGGGGATCGGCAACGCCGACTACGGCGTCGGCATCGCGCGAAAGGGATGGCTCGGTGCCGACGACGTGCTCAACGCGAAGCCGGTGGACGCATTCCTGTCGTTTGCGCGGAAGCGGCTCGGCCGTGGCCGGTAA
- a CDS encoding M28 family peptidase, with translation MTRALSLLLVAPGSQLAAQSARAPARSAPAQSPAAARVAHAVDARALQAHLEFLAADALEGRGMGTRGATIAVRYIAAQFARLGLEPAGDSGTWYQRIPLTGRIYTTSLVLGDSAPAATHSSDSSRAGSDPPFRPGDDYVAYVTTGDSAALAAQPVFVGYGITASEEQWDDYAGADVRGKLVIALAGIPAERGSPRFVHPRRDDYGARKYKVEEAVRHGAAGGLVVFRPGGAGPNWFEIAGALTGEQLHLNVPDTASAAGPVFGGWLNQPAAARIAAAAGLSLDSLAAAADRPGFRAVPLPVTLTLSVRARSRAVPGVNVAARLPGRGALADQAVVIGAHYDHLGIGRPVNGDSIYDGAEDNASGVAGMLAIAQAFVHAGARPGRSVYFAAFGAEEEGLLGSEAFALRPPIPLDSIAAMFCMDVLNLQARTRDLASLGGSYSSLGALFRSASAAEGYRPTPPDSPIMRLAVAQNFFNRSDQASFARAGVPAIYLYFGDVGPDGSRDWGLRQLVAYLSTRYHRPNDDLSQRFDYSAAVYPLRVFARTLLAAADEPTPARWNADAPYHRH, from the coding sequence ATGACGCGAGCGCTCAGCCTGCTGCTCGTGGCGCCCGGCTCGCAACTCGCCGCGCAGTCCGCTCGCGCGCCCGCTCGATCCGCGCCGGCGCAGTCTCCCGCCGCCGCTCGCGTCGCCCACGCCGTCGATGCCCGCGCGCTGCAAGCCCACCTCGAGTTCCTCGCCGCCGACGCGCTCGAAGGCCGCGGCATGGGTACCCGCGGCGCCACCATCGCCGTGCGCTATATCGCCGCGCAGTTCGCGCGTCTGGGGCTCGAGCCCGCCGGCGACAGCGGCACCTGGTACCAGCGCATCCCGCTCACCGGCCGCATCTACACGACCTCGCTCGTACTCGGCGATTCCGCGCCGGCCGCCACGCACTCGAGCGATTCGAGTCGCGCAGGCTCCGACCCTCCCTTCCGTCCCGGCGACGATTACGTCGCCTATGTCACAACCGGCGACTCCGCCGCCCTCGCGGCCCAACCGGTCTTCGTCGGCTATGGAATCACCGCGTCGGAGGAGCAGTGGGACGACTACGCGGGCGCCGACGTGCGCGGCAAGCTCGTGATCGCGCTCGCCGGCATCCCGGCGGAACGCGGCTCGCCGCGCTTCGTCCATCCGCGCCGCGATGACTACGGCGCACGCAAGTACAAGGTCGAAGAAGCGGTGCGTCACGGCGCGGCCGGTGGGCTCGTCGTTTTCCGCCCGGGCGGCGCCGGCCCAAACTGGTTCGAGATCGCCGGCGCGCTCACCGGCGAGCAGCTCCATCTCAATGTGCCTGACACCGCGTCCGCGGCGGGCCCGGTCTTCGGTGGCTGGCTCAACCAGCCAGCCGCGGCGCGCATTGCCGCTGCCGCGGGACTGTCGCTCGACTCGCTCGCCGCCGCGGCGGACCGTCCCGGCTTCCGCGCGGTGCCGCTCCCCGTGACGCTTACGCTGTCGGTACGCGCGCGCAGCCGCGCCGTGCCGGGCGTGAACGTCGCGGCGCGCCTGCCGGGCCGCGGCGCTCTCGCCGACCAGGCCGTCGTCATCGGCGCCCACTACGATCACCTCGGCATCGGCCGCCCCGTCAACGGCGACTCCATCTACGACGGCGCCGAGGACAACGCGTCAGGCGTGGCGGGCATGCTCGCGATCGCCCAGGCGTTCGTCCACGCAGGCGCGCGGCCCGGCCGCTCGGTGTACTTCGCCGCCTTCGGCGCCGAGGAAGAAGGACTGCTCGGCTCCGAGGCGTTCGCCCTCCGCCCGCCGATCCCGCTCGACTCGATCGCCGCGATGTTCTGCATGGACGTGCTCAACCTTCAGGCCCGTACCCGCGACCTCGCCTCGCTCGGCGGCAGCTACTCGTCGCTCGGCGCTCTTTTCCGTTCGGCGAGCGCGGCCGAGGGCTACCGACCGACGCCGCCCGACAGTCCGATCATGCGGCTCGCGGTGGCGCAGAACTTCTTCAATCGGTCGGACCAGGCATCGTTCGCGCGCGCGGGCGTGCCCGCGATCTATCTCTACTTCGGCGACGTCGGCCCCGACGGCTCCCGCGACTGGGGGCTCCGGCAGCTCGTCGCCTATCTCTCCACTCGCTATCACCGGCCGAACGACGATTTGAGTCAGCGGTTCGACTATTCCGCCGCCGTGTATCCGCTCCGAGTCTTTGCCCGGACACTCCTCGCCGCCGCCGATGAGCCCACCCCGGCCCGCTGGAACGCCGATGCCCCGTATCACCGACACTAA
- a CDS encoding N-6 DNA methylase encodes MSAPPLTGTAIPREALREKGQFWTPDWVADAMAEYALGGGADHVFDPAVGAGAFFRAARRVASVRGRRVALLGMERYADVLQQAHAAGVDGAALRNVAIGDFALAPPARRYRAIIGNPPYIRHHRISAADKAALARFSAALLGRPLDGRAGLHVYFLLRALTLLEPGGRLAFILPADTCEGVFAGALWQWIARGYRLDAAVTFEPAATPFPGVDTNALVVLIEHSAPAPRVRWVRCAERTMSLSRWIARGMQAAGAPGLTLVDRDLDEALRTGLSRAPCDGMRDSVQLGALARVVRGVATGANEFFFLTAARASALGLPGEFLSPAIGRTRDLDTGDVLERKALARLDAAGRPTLLLAIPPLPAAGLPSAVRAYIAQGEARRLHERPLIRTRRPWYRMERREPPPFLFAYLGRRNARFVRNAAGAVPLTGFLCVYPRHTDPRSLERLGRALAHPTTLANLKLVGKSYGGGAIKVEPRALERLPIPRALLGGLELPAATR; translated from the coding sequence ATGAGCGCGCCGCCGCTCACGGGCACCGCGATCCCCCGCGAGGCACTCCGGGAAAAGGGTCAGTTCTGGACGCCCGATTGGGTTGCCGACGCAATGGCGGAGTACGCGCTCGGCGGCGGCGCCGACCATGTGTTCGACCCCGCCGTCGGCGCGGGCGCGTTCTTCCGGGCCGCGCGGCGGGTGGCAAGTGTGCGGGGGCGGCGCGTGGCGCTGCTCGGGATGGAGCGCTACGCGGATGTGCTGCAGCAGGCGCATGCTGCGGGAGTTGACGGCGCCGCACTCCGCAACGTCGCGATCGGCGACTTCGCGCTCGCGCCGCCGGCTCGGCGCTACCGGGCCATCATCGGCAACCCGCCGTACATCCGCCACCATCGCATCAGCGCGGCTGACAAGGCCGCGCTCGCGCGATTCTCGGCCGCGCTGCTCGGCCGGCCGCTCGACGGGCGCGCGGGGCTCCACGTCTACTTCCTGCTGCGCGCGCTCACGCTGCTCGAGCCCGGCGGCCGGCTCGCCTTCATTCTGCCGGCCGATACGTGCGAAGGCGTGTTCGCCGGTGCATTGTGGCAGTGGATCGCCCGGGGATACCGACTGGACGCGGCTGTTACCTTCGAGCCCGCTGCGACGCCGTTCCCCGGCGTGGATACAAATGCGCTCGTCGTGCTGATCGAGCACTCGGCGCCCGCACCGCGCGTGAGGTGGGTTCGCTGCGCGGAGCGGACGATGTCGCTCTCGCGCTGGATTGCGCGCGGGATGCAAGCCGCCGGAGCGCCCGGCCTCACGCTGGTTGATCGCGATCTCGACGAGGCGCTCCGCACCGGCCTCTCGCGGGCTCCGTGCGACGGTATGCGCGACTCGGTCCAGCTCGGCGCGCTCGCGCGCGTGGTGCGCGGCGTCGCGACCGGCGCGAACGAGTTCTTCTTCCTCACCGCCGCGCGCGCGAGCGCGCTCGGCTTGCCTGGCGAATTTCTGTCGCCCGCCATCGGCCGTACGCGCGACCTCGACACCGGCGATGTGCTCGAGCGCAAGGCGCTCGCGCGGCTCGATGCCGCCGGCCGGCCCACACTGCTGCTCGCGATCCCGCCACTCCCCGCAGCCGGTCTCCCGTCCGCAGTCCGCGCCTACATCGCCCAGGGCGAGGCGCGCCGGCTCCACGAGCGCCCGCTCATCCGCACCCGCCGGCCGTGGTACCGGATGGAGCGGCGCGAGCCGCCGCCGTTTCTCTTCGCCTATCTTGGCCGCCGAAATGCTCGCTTCGTGCGGAACGCGGCCGGCGCCGTCCCGCTCACCGGGTTTCTCTGCGTGTACCCGCGGCACACTGACCCGCGGTCGCTCGAACGGCTCGGCCGCGCGCTCGCGCACCCGACCACGCTCGCCAACCTCAAGCTGGTGGGAAAATCGTACGGCGGCGGCGCGATCAAGGTGGAGCCGCGCGCGCTCGAGCGGCTGCCGATTCCGCGCGCGCTCCTTGGCGGGTTGGAGCTCCCGGCCGCTACGCGATAA
- a CDS encoding aconitase family protein, producing MNDLLRLRGRVLFLAEDAALVRRQLDGADVEWPAFALRHDISTDEITPAWACYYPDERLGEYAYVGLRCGGEFPIAPGAVRRGGFEVSVSGRRRGKGSSREASPYAERAAGIRLVIAESFERIYRENCQHLGVYTSTDFGLLELIARGEPIPIARLTAGLGAITRGIVRRGGLLAYGQARLAGRARVPAPSSGGRAGRRGTPRPMTLAEKIIARHWAASPADTAAGIASVRPGDEGFVRADLRFSHEYVTPMAAELWRGAVGSAAHVRDPGSILFFRDHLTFLDQALTDERRAAGLLDVALELKSRQEAFAAEQGIRLYGELPPRSGAPRGAEGICHSIVLERHALPGQVIVGSDSHTPHSGAVGCVAFGVGTTAICHAWLTGDVRLTVPPSVLVRVRGRLPANVAAKDLVLAILREPFVRDGGAVGRIVEYAGEAVTALSVDERATLTNMAAEIGAFTGIVAPDGVVVQWLERARGVAHAEALGLIEGLASDADAEHEAVLDIDASALRPMVALPGDPGNGRFLDELRGPVPVDIAYAGSCTGGKCEDMDMYARVFRAAAARGARVHEGVRCYVQFGSQTVRRHAEARGYVELFRAVGAQVLEPSCGACINAGPGVSFARETVTVSAINRNFPGRSGPGQVYLASPYTVAASAIAGRIAAWEGDGEGFA from the coding sequence ATGAACGATCTGCTGCGGCTCCGCGGCCGCGTGCTCTTTCTTGCCGAGGATGCGGCGCTCGTTCGGCGCCAGCTCGACGGGGCTGATGTCGAATGGCCCGCGTTCGCGCTCCGCCACGACATTTCGACCGACGAGATCACGCCGGCGTGGGCCTGCTACTACCCGGACGAGCGGCTGGGCGAATATGCGTACGTGGGACTCCGGTGCGGCGGCGAGTTTCCCATTGCGCCGGGGGCCGTACGACGCGGCGGGTTCGAGGTTTCAGTGAGCGGGCGGCGGCGCGGCAAGGGGTCGAGCCGCGAAGCGTCGCCGTACGCCGAGCGGGCCGCGGGCATCCGGCTGGTGATCGCGGAAAGTTTCGAGCGGATCTACCGGGAGAACTGCCAACACCTCGGCGTGTACACGAGCACCGATTTCGGGCTGCTCGAGCTCATCGCGCGGGGGGAGCCGATTCCCATTGCGCGGCTCACGGCCGGGCTCGGCGCCATCACGCGCGGCATTGTTCGGCGCGGCGGCCTGCTCGCGTACGGACAGGCGCGGCTTGCGGGGCGGGCGCGCGTGCCGGCGCCGAGCAGCGGTGGGCGCGCGGGGCGGCGTGGCACGCCGCGGCCGATGACGCTCGCGGAGAAGATCATCGCGCGCCATTGGGCCGCATCGCCGGCGGATACAGCGGCGGGTATCGCGTCGGTGCGCCCGGGAGACGAAGGCTTCGTCCGCGCCGACCTCAGGTTCAGCCACGAGTACGTGACACCGATGGCGGCCGAGCTCTGGCGCGGCGCGGTGGGGAGCGCCGCGCACGTGCGCGACCCGGGCTCGATCCTTTTCTTCCGCGACCATCTCACGTTTCTCGACCAGGCGCTCACCGACGAACGCCGCGCGGCGGGGCTGCTCGACGTGGCGCTCGAGCTGAAATCCCGCCAGGAGGCCTTCGCGGCGGAGCAGGGAATCCGACTGTACGGCGAGCTCCCGCCCCGCTCCGGCGCCCCGCGAGGCGCCGAAGGGATCTGTCACAGCATCGTGCTCGAGCGGCACGCGCTGCCCGGCCAGGTGATCGTGGGGAGCGACAGCCACACGCCGCACAGCGGCGCCGTGGGCTGCGTGGCGTTCGGCGTCGGAACGACAGCAATCTGTCACGCCTGGCTTACCGGCGACGTGCGGCTCACGGTGCCGCCGTCGGTGCTCGTGCGGGTGCGCGGTCGGCTGCCGGCCAACGTGGCGGCCAAGGACCTGGTGCTCGCGATTCTGCGGGAGCCGTTCGTGCGCGACGGGGGCGCGGTGGGGCGGATCGTCGAGTACGCGGGCGAGGCGGTAACCGCGCTGTCGGTGGACGAGCGGGCGACGCTCACGAATATGGCGGCGGAGATCGGCGCATTCACCGGGATCGTCGCGCCGGACGGCGTCGTCGTGCAGTGGCTCGAGCGTGCGCGGGGGGTTGCGCACGCGGAAGCGCTCGGACTCATCGAGGGGCTCGCGTCGGACGCGGACGCGGAGCACGAGGCGGTGCTCGACATCGACGCCTCCGCGCTCCGCCCGATGGTGGCGCTTCCGGGCGATCCCGGCAACGGCCGCTTTCTGGACGAGCTGCGCGGCCCCGTGCCGGTCGACATCGCGTACGCGGGAAGCTGCACCGGCGGCAAGTGCGAGGACATGGACATGTACGCGCGCGTCTTCCGGGCGGCCGCCGCGCGCGGGGCGCGGGTGCACGAGGGCGTGCGCTGCTACGTACAGTTCGGCAGCCAGACGGTGCGGCGTCACGCGGAGGCACGCGGCTATGTCGAGCTGTTCCGCGCCGTGGGTGCCCAAGTGCTGGAGCCCTCCTGCGGCGCGTGCATCAACGCGGGGCCGGGCGTGAGCTTTGCGCGCGAGACGGTGACGGTGAGTGCAATCAACCGGAATTTCCCCGGCCGGAGCGGACCGGGACAGGTGTATCTCGCGAGTCCCTACACCGTCGCGGCTTCGGCGATTGCGGGCCGAATCGCGGCGTGGGAGGGGGATGGCGAGGGGTTCGCATGA
- the nth gene encoding endonuclease III, whose protein sequence is MAPAAERAPEILSRLKSAYPEAECALHHRSAYELIVATILSAQCTDARVNMVTPALFARYPDAHALARADQAELEEMIRSTGFFRNKARSLLGMAQALVAEHGGEVPRTMDALQALPGVGRKTANVVLGNAFGINEGVTVDTHVARLSGLLGLTREADPVKIEQDLMPRFPREDWALLSHLLIFHGRQVCIARRPRCGECVLAALCPSAVIA, encoded by the coding sequence ATGGCGCCCGCGGCCGAGCGCGCCCCCGAAATCCTCTCCCGCCTCAAGTCCGCCTACCCCGAGGCCGAGTGCGCGCTCCACCACCGGAGCGCGTACGAGTTGATCGTCGCCACCATCCTCTCGGCCCAGTGCACCGACGCGCGGGTGAACATGGTGACGCCCGCGCTTTTCGCGCGCTACCCCGACGCGCACGCCCTCGCGCGGGCCGACCAGGCGGAGCTCGAGGAGATGATTCGCTCGACCGGCTTCTTCCGCAACAAGGCGCGGAGCCTGCTCGGCATGGCGCAGGCGCTCGTGGCCGAGCACGGCGGCGAGGTGCCGCGGACGATGGACGCGCTGCAGGCGCTTCCGGGCGTCGGCCGCAAGACGGCAAACGTGGTGCTCGGGAACGCGTTCGGGATCAATGAGGGCGTCACGGTCGACACCCACGTGGCGCGGCTCAGCGGACTGCTCGGGCTCACGCGGGAGGCGGATCCGGTGAAGATCGAGCAGGATCTGATGCCGCGCTTTCCCCGCGAGGATTGGGCGTTGCTCTCGCACCTGCTCATCTTCCACGGCCGCCAGGTGTGCATCGCGCGGCGGCCGCGGTGCGGGGAGTGCGTGCTGGCGGCGCTTTGCCCGTCAGCCGTTATCGCGTAG